A single genomic interval of Corvus hawaiiensis isolate bCorHaw1 chromosome 5, bCorHaw1.pri.cur, whole genome shotgun sequence harbors:
- the KLB gene encoding beta-klotho, which yields MCGQRLEKIVTFWTLVFIRIVTGLAGEGRSVWKKDSHFSPVSETQMFLYDTFPKEFLWGVGTGAFQVEGSWRKDGKGCSIWDRFTHSEFRDADSTGTSSDSYILLDKDLSALDFLGVTFYQFSISWSRLFPTGVVAAPNEKGLQYYNTLIDSLLHRNIDPVVTLYHWDLPLMLQEKYGGWKNESMIDIFNDYATFCFQTFGDRVKYWITIHNPYLVAWHGYGTGIHAPGERGKITTVYSVGHNLIKAHAKVWHNYKEHFQPYQKGMISIVLGSHWIKPNKSEDESDISKCQKSMERVLGWFAKPIHGDGDYPEELKNEYLFLPHFTEDEKNYIKGTADFFAFSFGPSNFKPPNTLPKMGQNLSLNLREVLNWIKLEYNSPRILIAENGWFTDSHVKTDDTTAIYMMKNFINKVLQAIKYDNIDVFGYTAWSLLDGFEWQHAYNIRRGLFYVDFKSKKKERIPKSSALYYKQIIQENGFFPKDSTPNLQAQFSCDFSWGITESVLKAESAASSPQFCDSSLYLWNVTGDGLLHRVEGVKLKTRPAQCTDFVSIKKQLDLLEKMKVTHYRFALDWSLILPNGDLSVVNRQVLRYYRCVISEVLKLNVQSMVTLYYPTHAYLGLPGPLLQTGGWLNQSTAYAFQDYAALCFRELGDLVKLWITINEPNQLSNVYNRSSNDTYQAAHNLLIAHAMAWRIYDEQYRSSQYGKVSLSLHSDWAEPANPFSESHSKAASRFLQFEIGWFANPIFKTGDYPATMREYISFKNRKGLSYTLLPSFTSEEKQLVKGAADFYALNHFTTRFVIHEPQNGSQYEFDRDIQFLQDITCLSSPSRLAVVPWGMRKVLRWIKKTYGDVDIYITANGIDDQSLDNDELRNYYLGKYVQEVLKAYYIDKVKIKGYYAFKMTEEKSKPRFGFFTSDSKGKPSINFYNSLISNNGFPADYSVCGPSGHEKQCSFCLFISQKKPLIFFACCIFCTLILLLAIIFFHKRKRRKRFKAKSIKCICVSF from the exons ATGTGTGGCCAACGACTGGAGAAAATTGTTACTTTTTGGACATTAGTTTTCATAAGGATAGTTACTGGGCTTGCTGGAGAAGGAAGATCTGTGTGGAAAAAGGACTCCCACTTCAGCCCCGTGAGTGAAACACAGATGTTTTTATATGACACTTTCCCCAAAGAGTTTCTCTGGGGTGTAGGGACAGGCGCTTTCCAGGTGGAAGGCAGCTGGAGGAAGGACGGGAAAGGCTGCTCCATCTGGGACCGCTTCACCCACTCGGAGTTCAGGGATGCtgacagcacaggcacctccagtGACAGTTACATCTTGTTGGACAAAGATTTGTCTGCTCTGGATTTTTTGGGAGTTACTTTTTACCAGTTTTCAATTTCATGGTCAAGGCTTTTCCCCACTGGAGTGGTAGCAGCTCCCAATGAAAAAGGACTTCAGTATTATAACACCCTTATTGACTCTCTACTACACAGAAATATTGACCCCGTGGTTACACTCTACCACTGGGACCTGCCCTTGATGCTGCAAGAAAAATACGGGGGATGGAAAAATGAATCAATGATTGATATCTTCAATGACTACGCCACGTTTTGCTTTCAGACCTTTGGGGACCGTGTTAAGTATTGGATTACAATCCACAATCCATATTTAGTTGCTTGGCATGGGTATGGCACAGGTATTCATGCTccaggagagagagggaaaataaCAACTGTCTACTCAGTAGGACACAATTTGATCAAG GCTCATGCAAAAGTCTGGCATAACTACAAAGAACACTTTCAGCCCTATCAGAAGGGGATGATATCCATAGTATTGGGATCCCACTGGATCAAACCTAACAAATCTGAAGACGAGTCGGACATTTCTAAGTGTCAGAAGTCTATGGAGAGAGTACTTGGATGGTTTGCCAAACCTATCCATGGGGATGGGGATTATccagaagaactgaaaaatgaaTACTTGTTTCTGCCACACTTTACCGAAGATGAAAAAAACTACATAAAGGGAACAGCTGacttctttgccttttcctttggtcCTAGTAACTTTAAACCTCCAAACACTCTACCAAAAATGGGACAAAATTTGTCACTCAATTTGAGGGAAGTACTGAACTGGATTAAACTGGAATACAACAGTCCTCGAATCTTGATTGCAGAGAATGGCTGGTTCACTGACAGCCATGTGAAAACAGATGACACCACAGCCATCTACATGATGAAAAACTTCATTAATAAGGTTTTACAAG CTATTAAATACGACAACATAGATGTGTTTGGTTACACAGCCTGGTCCCTCCTCGATGGCTTCGAATGGCAACATGCTTACAACATCAGGCGTGGATTATTTTATGTagatttcaaaagcaaaaaaaaggaaaggattcCCAAGTCATCTGCACTTTATTATAAACAAATCATACAAGAAAATGGCTTCTTCCCAAAGGATTCTACCCCGAACTTGCAAGCTCAGTTCTCCTGTGATTTCTCCTGGGGTATCACCGAGTCTGTTCTCAAG gcAGAATCGGCGGCTTCCTCACCACAGTTCTGCGATTCCAGCTTGTACCTCTGGAATGTCACAGGAGATGGGCTTCTGCACAGAGTTGAAGGGGTAAAACTAAAAACCCGACCAGCACAGTGCACAGATTTTGTCAGTATTAAAAAGCAACTGGACCtcctggaaaaaatgaaagtcaCCCATTACAGATTTGCACTTGACTGGTCACTAATTTTACCCAATGGAGATTTGTCAGTGGTCAACAGGCAAGTTCTTAGGTATTACAGATGTGTGATTAGTGAAGTACTGAAACTCAATGTTCAATCCATGGTCACCTTGTATTATCCAACTCACGCCTACCTGGGCCTGCCGGGTCCtttgctgcagacaggaggATGGTTGAACCAATCCACTGCCTACGCTTTTCAAGACTACGCAGCTTTATGTTTTAGGGAACTCGGCGATTTGGTTAAACTTTGGATTACAATAAATGAGCCTAACCAGCTAAGCAATGTCTACAACAGGAGCAGCAATGACACCTATCAGGCAGCACACAATTTATTAATAGCACATGCCATGGCCTGGAGAATATATGATGAGCAGTACAGGTCCTCTCAATATGGCAAAGTGTCCTTGTCCCTGCATTCGGACTGGGCTGAGCCTGCCAACCCCTTCTCTGAATCTCATTCAAAAGCTGCCAGCAGGTTTCTTCAGTTTGAAATAGGCTGGTTTGCCAATCCCATATTTAAGACTGGAGACTATCCAGCTACTATGAGGGAATACATCAGCTTTAAGAACAGAAAAGGCCTCTCATATACTTTGTTGCCATCTTTCACAagtgaggaaaagcagcttgtCAAAGGTGCAGCTGACTTTTATGCACTGAATCATTTCACCACCAGATTTGTGATTCATGAACCTCAGAACGGAAGCCAGTATGAATTTGATCGTGACATTCAATTTCTGCAGGATATCACCTGCCTGAGTTCCCCTTCTCGTTTGGCAGTGGTGCCTTGGGGAATGCGCAAAGTTCTCAGGTGGATTAAAAAAACTTATGGTGACGTGGACATTTACATCACAGCAAATGGAATAGATGACCAGTCCTTAGACAATGATGAACTTCGAAATTATTACTTGGGCAAATACGTACAAGAGGTTTTAAAAG cctACTACATTGACAAAGTCAAGATTAAAGGCTACTATGCATTTAAGATGACTGAAGAAAAATCTAAGCCCAGATTTGGATTCTTCACTTCAGATTCAAAAGGAAAGCCTTCAATAAACTTTTACAATAGCCTGATAAGCAACAATGGCTTTCCTGCTGACTACTCAGTCTGTGGCCCCTCTGGCCACGAAAAGCAGTGTAGTTTCTGCTTGTTCATTTCTCAGAAGAAGCCGTTAATATTCTTTGCCTGCTGCATCTTCTGTACCCTCATCTTGCTTTtagctattattttttttcacaaaagaaaaagaaggaaacgTTTTAAGGCAAAAAGCATCAAGTGCATCTGTGTCTCATTTTAA